In one window of Apis mellifera strain DH4 linkage group LG12, Amel_HAv3.1, whole genome shotgun sequence DNA:
- the LOC551201 gene encoding protein SGT1 homolog isoform X3, with protein sequence MGNEETPTVVNNNELSVSALLPSGNEYSLELDLAHAIIPEECSHKVDPSKIEIKLKKQDGITWTTLEGNPIAQKTVQHIPREILQAGNQSQKIGNGKKQRDWDKVEKEIEKQEAEENPIGEAALYALFQQIYGSGSDEVRRAMNKSFQESGGTVLSTNWSEVSKGKVEVKLPDGMEWKPWNT encoded by the exons ATGGGTAACGAGGAAACTCCGACTGTagtgaataataatgaa ttAAGTGTATCTGCTCTATTACCATCAGGCAATGAATACAGTTTGGAATTAGATTTAGCTCATGCAATAATACCAGAAGAATGTTCACATAAAGTAGATCCATCTAAAATAGAAATCAAGTTGAAAAAACAAGATGGAATTACGTGGACTACTTTGGAAGGAAATCCTATTGCACAAAAGACAGTACAACATATACCAAGAG aaattttacaagCTGGAAATCAATcacaaaaaattggaaatggaaagaaacAACGAGATTGGGATAAAGTAGaaaaagagattgaaaaaCAAGAAGCAGAAGAAAATCCGATAGGAGAAGCTGCTTTATATGCTTTGTTTCAACAGATATATGGTAGTGGATCTGATGAAGTTAGACGTGCAATGAATAAATCTTTT caAGAATCTGGTGGTACAGTACTAAGTACAAATTGGTCAGAAGTGAGCAAAGGTAAAGTTGAGGTAAAATTACCAGATGGTATGGAATGGAAACCTTGGAATACATAA
- the LOC551240 gene encoding uncharacterized protein LOC551240 isoform X1, whose translation MKLLRAIIDDVIIEPSKIQPIIVNFQNGELKDEEAKKMSCGLFYDQNKKKTMLALSNQQIVYRGYKPDTTQDLMRTMLVFHNKKTGKARLVQVERWQVTPILEKSAIKDNRQAEDEKIAILNKQFGSKKVKRRTEQFERLKINIESIKEQLEQTVSNVKINKMELSTQLPNNEYITNTTLPECNRKATNVNDIYNIYDIVPENKLENLYNNVKEILNNNSNTLEENSKFFIRTLQYLKSDSDNLKKTALLIYIQAIATWLNMPIKDAKKRGIKVCLVSEEINSYIINTYSVQSNHGRLRPTSIKDKGVIHCMILALIICNFTLDLELFATIFSHRMGLKKLTDLARIIGALPNKEDKKIITLKIPLPAPVSIIKKGKRK comes from the exons atgaaattattacgaGCAATTATTGATGATGTTATTATAGAACCATCTAAAATTCAACCAATTATtg ttaattttcaaaatggagAACTTAAAGATGAGGAAGCCAAAAAAATGTCTTGTGGATTATTTtatgatcaaaataaaaagaaaacaatgttGGCTTTATCAAATCAGCAAATTGTTTATAGAGGTTATAAACCAGATACAACTCAAGATCTGATGCGTACTATGCTTGTATTTCATAACAAAAAAACAGGAAAAGCAAGATTGGTCCAAGTTGAACGTTGGCAAGTGACtccaattttagaaaaatcagcaattaaagataatagaCAAGCTGAAGATGAAAAGATTGCTATATTGAACAAACAATTTGGTTCaaagaaagtgaaaagaaGAACAGAacaatttgaaagattaaaaataaatatagaatctaTTAAAGAACAGCTTGAACAAACTGTATCTa atgttaaaattaataaaatggaattatcAACACAATTgccaaataatgaatatattacaaatacaaCTTTGCCAGAATGCAATAGGAAAGCTACTAAtgtaaacgatatatataatatatatgatattgtaccagaaaataaattggaaaatttatataataatgttaaggAAATCTTAAATAACAATTCTAATACTTTAGAAga aaattcaaaattttttattcgaacatTACAATACTTAAAATCTGATTCagataatcttaaaaaaactGCATTACTAATTTACATTCAAGCAATTGCAACATGGTTAAATATGCCAATTAAAGATGCTAAAAAACGTGGTATTAAAGTTTGTTTAGTAtctgaagaaattaattcatatataataaatacatacagtGTTCAAAGTAATCATGGAcg actGAGGCCAACTAGTATAAAAGATAAAGGAGTGATACATTGTATGATATTAGCtttaataatttgcaattttacattagatttagaattatttgcaACTATATTCAGTCATCGTAtgggtttaaaaaaattgacagATCTCGCCAGAATTATTGGTGCTTTACCtaataaagaagataaaaaaattatcactttGAAAATACCATTACCAGCACCAGTGTCTATTATAAAGAAaggtaaaagaaaatag
- the LOC551201 gene encoding protein SGT1 homolog isoform X1, whose product MGNEETPTVVNNNEMPIPKIRHDWYQTESHVIVPILAKSAKNVKVIYEKNTLSVSALLPSGNEYSLELDLAHAIIPEECSHKVDPSKIEIKLKKQDGITWTTLEGNPIAQKTVQHIPREILQAGNQSQKIGNGKKQRDWDKVEKEIEKQEAEENPIGEAALYALFQQIYGSGSDEVRRAMNKSFQESGGTVLSTNWSEVSKGKVEVKLPDGMEWKPWNT is encoded by the exons ATGGGTAACGAGGAAACTCCGACTGTagtgaataataatgaa aTGCCAATTCCAAAAATAAGGCACGATTGGTATCAAACAGAAAGTCATGTTATAGTTCCAATTCTTGCAAAAAGTGCAAAAAATGTTAAAgttatttacgaaaaaaataca ttAAGTGTATCTGCTCTATTACCATCAGGCAATGAATACAGTTTGGAATTAGATTTAGCTCATGCAATAATACCAGAAGAATGTTCACATAAAGTAGATCCATCTAAAATAGAAATCAAGTTGAAAAAACAAGATGGAATTACGTGGACTACTTTGGAAGGAAATCCTATTGCACAAAAGACAGTACAACATATACCAAGAG aaattttacaagCTGGAAATCAATcacaaaaaattggaaatggaaagaaacAACGAGATTGGGATAAAGTAGaaaaagagattgaaaaaCAAGAAGCAGAAGAAAATCCGATAGGAGAAGCTGCTTTATATGCTTTGTTTCAACAGATATATGGTAGTGGATCTGATGAAGTTAGACGTGCAATGAATAAATCTTTT caAGAATCTGGTGGTACAGTACTAAGTACAAATTGGTCAGAAGTGAGCAAAGGTAAAGTTGAGGTAAAATTACCAGATGGTATGGAATGGAAACCTTGGAATACATAA
- the LOC551240 gene encoding uncharacterized protein LOC551240 isoform X2, producing MSCGLFYDQNKKKTMLALSNQQIVYRGYKPDTTQDLMRTMLVFHNKKTGKARLVQVERWQVTPILEKSAIKDNRQAEDEKIAILNKQFGSKKVKRRTEQFERLKINIESIKEQLEQTVSNVKINKMELSTQLPNNEYITNTTLPECNRKATNVNDIYNIYDIVPENKLENLYNNVKEILNNNSNTLEENSKFFIRTLQYLKSDSDNLKKTALLIYIQAIATWLNMPIKDAKKRGIKVCLVSEEINSYIINTYSVQSNHGRLRPTSIKDKGVIHCMILALIICNFTLDLELFATIFSHRMGLKKLTDLARIIGALPNKEDKKIITLKIPLPAPVSIIKKGKRK from the exons ATGTCTTGTGGATTATTTtatgatcaaaataaaaagaaaacaatgttGGCTTTATCAAATCAGCAAATTGTTTATAGAGGTTATAAACCAGATACAACTCAAGATCTGATGCGTACTATGCTTGTATTTCATAACAAAAAAACAGGAAAAGCAAGATTGGTCCAAGTTGAACGTTGGCAAGTGACtccaattttagaaaaatcagcaattaaagataatagaCAAGCTGAAGATGAAAAGATTGCTATATTGAACAAACAATTTGGTTCaaagaaagtgaaaagaaGAACAGAacaatttgaaagattaaaaataaatatagaatctaTTAAAGAACAGCTTGAACAAACTGTATCTa atgttaaaattaataaaatggaattatcAACACAATTgccaaataatgaatatattacaaatacaaCTTTGCCAGAATGCAATAGGAAAGCTACTAAtgtaaacgatatatataatatatatgatattgtaccagaaaataaattggaaaatttatataataatgttaaggAAATCTTAAATAACAATTCTAATACTTTAGAAga aaattcaaaattttttattcgaacatTACAATACTTAAAATCTGATTCagataatcttaaaaaaactGCATTACTAATTTACATTCAAGCAATTGCAACATGGTTAAATATGCCAATTAAAGATGCTAAAAAACGTGGTATTAAAGTTTGTTTAGTAtctgaagaaattaattcatatataataaatacatacagtGTTCAAAGTAATCATGGAcg actGAGGCCAACTAGTATAAAAGATAAAGGAGTGATACATTGTATGATATTAGCtttaataatttgcaattttacattagatttagaattatttgcaACTATATTCAGTCATCGTAtgggtttaaaaaaattgacagATCTCGCCAGAATTATTGGTGCTTTACCtaataaagaagataaaaaaattatcactttGAAAATACCATTACCAGCACCAGTGTCTATTATAAAGAAaggtaaaagaaaatag
- the LOC551201 gene encoding protein SGT1 homolog isoform X2 yields the protein MGNEETPTVVNNNEMPIPKIRHDWYQTESHVIVPILAKSAKNVKVIYEKNTLSVSALLPSGNEYSLELDLAHAIIPEECSHKVDPSKIEIKLKKQDGITWTTLEGNPIAQKTVQHIPRAGNQSQKIGNGKKQRDWDKVEKEIEKQEAEENPIGEAALYALFQQIYGSGSDEVRRAMNKSFQESGGTVLSTNWSEVSKGKVEVKLPDGMEWKPWNT from the exons ATGGGTAACGAGGAAACTCCGACTGTagtgaataataatgaa aTGCCAATTCCAAAAATAAGGCACGATTGGTATCAAACAGAAAGTCATGTTATAGTTCCAATTCTTGCAAAAAGTGCAAAAAATGTTAAAgttatttacgaaaaaaataca ttAAGTGTATCTGCTCTATTACCATCAGGCAATGAATACAGTTTGGAATTAGATTTAGCTCATGCAATAATACCAGAAGAATGTTCACATAAAGTAGATCCATCTAAAATAGAAATCAAGTTGAAAAAACAAGATGGAATTACGTGGACTACTTTGGAAGGAAATCCTATTGCACAAAAGACAGTACAACATATACCAAGAG CTGGAAATCAATcacaaaaaattggaaatggaaagaaacAACGAGATTGGGATAAAGTAGaaaaagagattgaaaaaCAAGAAGCAGAAGAAAATCCGATAGGAGAAGCTGCTTTATATGCTTTGTTTCAACAGATATATGGTAGTGGATCTGATGAAGTTAGACGTGCAATGAATAAATCTTTT caAGAATCTGGTGGTACAGTACTAAGTACAAATTGGTCAGAAGTGAGCAAAGGTAAAGTTGAGGTAAAATTACCAGATGGTATGGAATGGAAACCTTGGAATACATAA
- the LOC100576919 gene encoding uncharacterized protein LOC100576919 has translation MQFNPWRLMVILTCINGVLPEYLMGGHIDNNPPKSLLEKTESSPNLARTAQLDDLDLDFVTEESTVALSTSDDEETPRYHVPYPFAFNGGKPFSLEKDPITGKIDFEKPVKALNYTNHYQELNEDEQIKDFSKGNSSYLMKKKMENKEIEDVSPNEINPYSPNFHDFLNLPIHYSFGKYDKDKYPLISNSYANTKVQSGSNSYSIYNHKPYHGESIIYYSTKKPYMSKATSITTMTTTMTTLKPTSSITPNTITISTTSKPIITSTPMTTPIIATTTTTTSPPTTTSTSMKLPVVTTWKPSISTPKRFVDYLEDYDDILPIEKLQSSMYNNNHQGSNNIVHHNRDSQTKPSIKHEEYINNYEDYEIEEDEEEIKDYVSMKETTNKVIRTSTLPTTTSISNITIITEKNPEIIPMTTTIINTSVPSSSAIHLSSVSQESILQNNSLPFQVPYLRTVTSMPLDNEYMSFENDNRKHDIADDIIMNQEYHPNTIINKKPTGEIFVESTSNILIPPDQDIVSFVLGNRQNVEGGYYSLGTAIGENPYSSSTKLDSSFRPLYNTSPNKSNYDSQTDFQEIIGLPLISALENNYTYAQWRQPNPIETQKLANEIEPPRTQNSFIKDTVFLEESENKKNDKNINHIVFPKDKPKQSVEDHIIVINEANEVKSSSTTLKPSTTLKMDPLISNEEHLPQLSENLTPPAEQPKLPSQFYYHYNYGGFTVKPDHLRLQRLPSRGKSPSSSPTLPSEFIGIRRRPYSPDSTLPNILPQFRPNAKTSHGHRGSEIIGTIPAGQTYPTRVRQSVQSYPSTRRPLLPVPFYLQRLNPPPPPIHAVRFATKIDNLISSRDTDSIVKRFHLPLISVTSRAEDIKLAHRLTNQKLRLEDEERSEHYSEEPPQLPPKPPLFPKRRIAHSPHVATLQMIQQHREFEEDITESNLPMNVPNTDDESDRIIIDQNADGRKLENHETMVESPVYVVYPVNTAVNIHPDDSREKDESVVVGTRGPHRPLPPETLLQDNENQQEMNQEIKSSVHNIFNRRPIMSDFPYPLERPDPSILINGMRETPLLVPSDQRQEENPVQENTEEKDEKDSNVNIIPYLQDFIPFPPKKNDVISATLHRLPALSSSTPIAYVYTPTVQSSHGLDVDMRDEKNSEIDKNQKLILLPSQQPSSSSSSAPSPQNFMPPFVASISAETSSKNGWSVVAMESTINRKSDDNSSEATLNVKEIQTEKTEFDAENFKPQMFGGFKPIYEFPTQNENHSEYKESNDLKTEVNTYAHESANSTV, from the coding sequence ATGCAATTTAATCCATGGAGGCTGATGGTCATACTGACTTGTATAAATGGTGTATTGCCCGAATATTTGATGGGCGGTCACATAGATAACAATCCACCAAAGTCTTTGCTAGAAAAAACTGAATCTTCTCCGAATTTGGCAAGGACGGCACAACTGGATGATCTTGACCTAGATTTTGTTACAGAAGAGAGCACCGTTGCTCTTTCAACGTCAGACGATGAAGAAACGCCGCGTTATCACGTGCCATATCCTTTCGCCTTCAATGGTGGCAAGCCGTTTTCACTCGAAAAGGATCCCATCACCGGTAAGATTGATTTTGAGAAGCCTGTTAAggctttaaattatacaaatcatTATCAAGAATTGAACGAAGATGAACAGatcaaagatttttcaaaaggaAACAGttcttatttaatgaaaaaaaaaatggaaaacaaagaaattgaaGATGTTAGTCCTAACGAAATTAATCCTTATTCACctaattttcacgattttctTAATCTTCCTATACATTATTCTTTTGGTAAGTATGACAAAGACAAATATCCATTGATATCAAATTCTTATGCAAATACAAAAGTTCAGAGTGGATCGAATAGTTATAGTATCTATAATCATAAACCTTATCATGgagaaagtataatatattattctactaAAAAACCATATATGTCTAAAGCAACTTCGATTACAACGATGACTACAACAATGACGACACTAAAACCAACATCATCGATTACACCTAATACTATTACTATTTCTACAACTTCTAAACCTATCATAACTTCAACGCCAATGACAACCCCTATTATCGCTACTACTACGACAACCACTTCTCCACCTACTACTACTTCAACTTCTATGAAATTACCTGTTGTAACGACTTGGAAACCTTCAATTTCCACTCCTAAAAGATTTGTTGATTATTTAGAGGATTATGACGATATTCTTCCTATAGAGAAACTTCAATCatctatgtataataataatcatcaagGATCAAATAATATAGTGCATCATAATCGAGATTCTCAAACAAAACCTTCTATAAAACACGAagaatacattaataattacgaagattatgaaattgaagaagatgaggaagaaataaaagattacgTTTCAATGAAAGAGACAACTAATAAAGTTATAAGAACCAGTACATTGCCTACTACAACATCCATttctaatataacaataattactGAAAAAAATCCAGAAATCATTCCCATGACaactacaataataaatacatcagTTCCATCATCCTCTGCAATACATTTATCATCAGTATCTCAGGAAagcattttacaaaataattcattaccaTTTCAAGTTCCTTATCTACGAACAGTAACATCCATGCCTTTAGATAATGAATATATGtcatttgaaaatgataatcgAAAACATGACATTGCAgatgatattattatgaatcagGAATATCATCCAAAtacaattatcaataaaaaaccAACTGGAGAAATTTTTGTAGAGAGTACTAGTAATATATTGATACCACCTGATCAAGATATAGTATCTTTTGTCCTTGGAAATAGACAAAACGTTGAAGGTGGATATTATTCTCTGGGTACTGCGATTGGAGAAAATCCTTATAGTAGTTCCACCAAATTAGATTCCTCTTTTCGACCTCTCTACAATACATCACCAAATAAAAGCAATTATGATTCACAAACcgattttcaagaaataattggTTTACCTTTAATATCTGCATTGgagaataattatacttatgcTCAATGGAGACAACCTAATCCTATCGAAACTCAAAAACTAGCTAATGAAATAGAACCTCCTAGAAcacaaaattcatttataaaggATACTGTATTTCTAGAAgaatcagaaaataaaaagaatgataaaaatattaatcatatagtATTCCCTAAGGATAAACCTAAACAATCAGTCGAGGATCATATCATTGTTATAAACGAAGCTAATGAAGTAAAATCTTCTTCTACAACATTAAAACCTTCTACAACATTAAAAATGGATCCTCTAATTTCAAATGAAGAACACCTACCACAACTTTCAGAGAATTTGACTCCACCAGCTGAACAACCAAAGTTGCCTTCAcagttttattatcattacaatTATGGAGGTTTTACAGTAAAGCCTGATCATCTTAGACTTCAAAGATTACCATCTCGTGGAAAATCACCATCATCATCTCCTACTCTTCCTTCAGAATTCATAGGAATAAGGAGACGTCCTTATTCTCCCGATTCTACTTTACCAAATATTCTCCCACAATTTCGTCCAAACGCTAAGACATCTCATGGGCATCGTGGATCAGAAATCATTGGAACAATTCCAGCTGGTCAAACTTATCCTACTAGAGTAAGGCAATCTGTTCAATCTTATCCTTCAACTAGGAGGCCTTTACTTCCAGTTCCATTTTATCTTCAGAGATtaaatcctcctcctcctccaattCATGCTGTTAGGTTTGctacaaaaattgataatttaatatcctcTCGAGATACGGATTCTATAGTTAAGAGATTTCATCTCCCATTGATATCAGTTACTTCAAGAGCAGAAGATATTAAATTGGCACATCGATTAACTAATCAAAAATTACGATTGGAAGACGAAGAACGATCAGAACATTATTCAGAAGAACCACCTCAACTTCCGCCAAAGCCTCCTTTATTTCCCAAGAGAAGAATAGCGCATTCACCACACGTAGCTACTCTTCAAATGATTCAACAACATAGGGAATTCGAAGAAGATATTACAGAATCAAATTTACCAATGAATGTACCAAATACAGATGATGAATcagatagaataataattgatcaaaatgcaGATGGAAGGAAACTTGAAAATCATGAAACAATGGTTGAATCACCAGTTTATGTAGTTTATCCTGTTAATACTGCTGTAAATATTCATCCTGATGATTCTAGAGAAAAAGACGAAAGTGTAGTAGTTGGAACGAGAGGTCCTCATCGACCACTTCCTCCAGAAACATTGCTTCAGGACAATGAGAATCAACAAGAAAtgaatcaagaaataaaatcttctgttcataatatatttaatagacgTCCAATTATGTCAGATTTTCCATATCCTTTAGAACGTCCTGATCcttctattcttattaatgGAATGAGAGAAACGCCATTATTGGTGCCCAGTGATCAACGACAAGAAGAAAATCCTGTGCAAGAAAATActgaagaaaaagatgaaaaagacTCTAACGTGAATATCATACCATATCTACAGGACTTTATACCTTTTCCaccgaagaaaaatgatgTGATTTCAGCAACTCTTCATCGTCTGCCAGCCTTGTCTTCTTCTACGCCAATTGCTTATGTTTACACTCCAACAGTGCAATCTTCTCATGGTTTAGATGTAGATATgcgagatgaaaaaaattctgaaattgataaaaatcaaaaacttaTTTTGTTGCCATCCCAACAACCTTCTAGTTCTTCTAGCTCTGCACCATCTCCACAAAACTTTATGCCGCCATTTGTAGCAAGTATCAGTGCAGAAACATCTTCAAAAAATGGTTGGAGCGTTGTTGCGATGGAATCtactattaatagaaaatcagATGATAACTCTTCTGAAGCTACGTTAAATGTAAAAGAGATACAGACAGAAAAAACGGAATTTGACGccgaaaattttaaaccaCAAATGTTTGGTGGTTTTAAACCAATTTATGAATTCCCAACgcaaaatgaaaatcattcAGAATATAAAGAATCTAACGATTTGAAAACAGAAGTGAATACATATGCTCATGAATCTGCCAATTCAACAGTTTGa